From Nicotiana tabacum cultivar K326 chromosome 22, ASM71507v2, whole genome shotgun sequence, one genomic window encodes:
- the LOC107826051 gene encoding zinc finger protein ZAT11-like, whose amino-acid sequence MCVCIDYRVMKQLTLFHSDRFNKQYTKLSICLCLHPFTMKRSREEDSDVEALAMANCSMLLSRLNNNTIKTSSFECKTCNKRFSSFQALGGHRTSHKSLRSSSIDARSKSKKTKNNNMHQCCICGMEFFMGQALGGHMRCHRAPINVPVLNNSNSSSKRILCLDLNLTPDDQNDDFKLWPTAPAPVLRCFI is encoded by the coding sequence atgtgtgtgtgtatagacTATAGAGTCATGAAGCAATTAACATTATTTCATTCAGATCGATTCAACAAGCAGTACACCAAATTAAGCATTTGTTTGTGTCTTCATCCTTTTACTATGAAGAGAAGCAGAGAAGAGGATAGTGATGTAGAAGCACTAGCCATGGCTAACTGCTCCATGCTTTTGTCTCGTTTAAACAATAACACTATCAAAACTTCATCGTTTGAATGCAAGACATGTAACAAACGATTCTCATCTTTTCAAGCACTTGGCGGCCACAGGACGAGTCATAAATCGCTGAGATCATCATCCATAGACGCCAGAAGCAAATCCAAAAAAACAAAGAATAATAATATGCACCAGTGTTGTATTTGTGGGATGGAGTTCTTTATGGGGCAGGCTTTAGGTGGACATATGAGGTGTCACCGTGCCCCAATCAATGTACCAGTTTTGAACAATTCGAATAGTAGTAGTAAGAGAATATTATGTCTGGATCTTAATTTAACCCCTGATGATCAGAACGATGATTTTAAGTTATGGCCGACGGCACCTGCTCCTGTTTTGCGCTGCTTTATCTAA
- the LOC107826048 gene encoding uncharacterized protein LOC107826048 isoform X2 encodes MSFHDKDFWIPKGGGHLSDGETVFDSSSRIEAKRTHRLFSGAAEPELFPNKKQAVHTSLSKSTSGLAMTNSTCWETTSGLQSGACQFIDRLFGVDTTRPIDLTERSTSPGNPGNSTTRKKVIDDQIGDDTLVGLSMSYTTEEPQICISDSGTRKVKVNQVEDSANDFRLPSENNIDMSIGQVNNRVSETSFLPMGPAYGKNGESQPYNPGAISIGTIGSNVEKGHSTMSIADSYTGGDSDTSFGYELVSDIDVLARPVGSYDYLHYQSSVQTSETHGDKQLHGSNANAVDISYQTSNSPHDSMPKNKIESKPARKVAPNSFPSNVRSLVSTGMLDGVPVKYVLSRQELRGIIKGSGYLCGCQPCNYSKVLNAYEFERHAGCKTKHPNNHIYFENGKTIYQITQELRSTPQSLLFDAIQTVTGSPINQKAFRIWKGS; translated from the exons ATG TCTTTCCATGACAAGGACTTTTGGATACCAAAGGGTGGTGGACATCTATCCGATGGAGAAACAGTTTTTGATAGCTCATCAAGAATCGAAGCAAAGCGTACTCACCGATTGTTCTCCGGTGCTGCTGAACCAGAGTTATTTCCTAACAAGAAACAAGCTGTCCACACTTCACTCAGCAAATCAACTTCCGGACTTGCAATGACAAATTCCACATGTTGGGAGACTACTTCTGGTCTTCAGTCAGGAGCATGCCAATTCATTGATAGGCTGTTTGGAGTTGATACCACCAGGCCAATCGACTTAACCGAGAGAAGCACGTCTCCAGGTAACCCAGGGAATTCCACCACAAGGAAAAAGGTGATTGACGACCAAATTGGAGATGATACATTAGTTGGTTTATCAATGTCATACACTACTGAAGAACCACAGATATGCATAAGCGATAGTGGAACCAGAAAAGTTAAAGTTAATCAGGTCGAAGATTCAGCGAATGATTTTCGTTTACCAAGTGAAAACAACATTGACATGTCTATCGGACAGGTAAATAATAGAGTTAGTGAGACATCCTTTTTACCCATGGGTCCTGCATATGGGAAGAACGGTGAAAGTCAGCCCTACAATCCTGGGGCTATAAGTATTGGAACCATCGGATCCAATGTTGAGAAAGGTCACAGCACTATGTCAATTGCTGACTCCTATACCGGAGGGGATTCAGACACATCATTTGGATATGAATTGGTGTCTGATATTGATGTTCTGGCAAGACCAGTTGGTAGTTACGATTATTTGCATTATCAATCGTCAGTTCAGACATCAGAAACACATGGTGACAAGCAGCTGCATGGATCAAATGCTAATGCAGTTGATATATCCTATCAGACTTCAAATTCTCCGCATGATTCCATGCCAAAAAACAAAATAGAATCTAAACCTGCACGTAAAGTAGCTCCTAACAGCTTTCCATCAAATGTTAGAAGTTTGGTGTCAACAGGGATGCTTGACGGGGTACCTGTAAAATATGTCTTGTCCCGGCAG GAGCTTCGTGGTATTATAAAAGGTTCGGGCTACCTATGCGGCTGTCAACCATGTAACTATTCAAAG GTGCTTAATGCCTATGAATTTGAGCGTCATGCTGGTTGCAAGACAAAGCACCCTAACAATCACATATACTTTGAGAATGGAAAAACCATATATCAGATAACACAGGAGCTAAGGAGCACACCACAGAGTTTGTTATTCGATGCGATTCAAACGGTGACTGGTTCCCCTATCAATCAAAAAGCTTTCCGAATTTGGAAAGGTAGTT AG
- the LOC107826048 gene encoding uncharacterized protein LOC107826048 isoform X1, producing MSFHDKDFWIPKGGGHLSDGETVFDSSSRIEAKRTHRLFSGAAEPELFPNKKQAVHTSLSKSTSGLAMTNSTCWETTSGLQSGACQFIDRLFGVDTTRPIDLTERSTSPGNPGNSTTRKKVIDDQIGDDTLVGLSMSYTTEEPQICISDSGTRKVKVNQVEDSANDFRLPSENNIDMSIGQVNNRVSETSFLPMGPAYGKNGESQPYNPGAISIGTIGSNVEKGHSTMSIADSYTGGDSDTSFGYELVSDIDVLARPVGSYDYLHYQSSVQTSETHGDKQLHGSNANAVDISYQTSNSPHDSMPKNKIESKPARKVAPNSFPSNVRSLVSTGMLDGVPVKYVLSRQELRGIIKGSGYLCGCQPCNYSKVLNAYEFERHAGCKTKHPNNHIYFENGKTIYQITQELRSTPQSLLFDAIQTVTGSPINQKAFRIWKESFQAATRELQRIYGKEELNL from the exons ATG TCTTTCCATGACAAGGACTTTTGGATACCAAAGGGTGGTGGACATCTATCCGATGGAGAAACAGTTTTTGATAGCTCATCAAGAATCGAAGCAAAGCGTACTCACCGATTGTTCTCCGGTGCTGCTGAACCAGAGTTATTTCCTAACAAGAAACAAGCTGTCCACACTTCACTCAGCAAATCAACTTCCGGACTTGCAATGACAAATTCCACATGTTGGGAGACTACTTCTGGTCTTCAGTCAGGAGCATGCCAATTCATTGATAGGCTGTTTGGAGTTGATACCACCAGGCCAATCGACTTAACCGAGAGAAGCACGTCTCCAGGTAACCCAGGGAATTCCACCACAAGGAAAAAGGTGATTGACGACCAAATTGGAGATGATACATTAGTTGGTTTATCAATGTCATACACTACTGAAGAACCACAGATATGCATAAGCGATAGTGGAACCAGAAAAGTTAAAGTTAATCAGGTCGAAGATTCAGCGAATGATTTTCGTTTACCAAGTGAAAACAACATTGACATGTCTATCGGACAGGTAAATAATAGAGTTAGTGAGACATCCTTTTTACCCATGGGTCCTGCATATGGGAAGAACGGTGAAAGTCAGCCCTACAATCCTGGGGCTATAAGTATTGGAACCATCGGATCCAATGTTGAGAAAGGTCACAGCACTATGTCAATTGCTGACTCCTATACCGGAGGGGATTCAGACACATCATTTGGATATGAATTGGTGTCTGATATTGATGTTCTGGCAAGACCAGTTGGTAGTTACGATTATTTGCATTATCAATCGTCAGTTCAGACATCAGAAACACATGGTGACAAGCAGCTGCATGGATCAAATGCTAATGCAGTTGATATATCCTATCAGACTTCAAATTCTCCGCATGATTCCATGCCAAAAAACAAAATAGAATCTAAACCTGCACGTAAAGTAGCTCCTAACAGCTTTCCATCAAATGTTAGAAGTTTGGTGTCAACAGGGATGCTTGACGGGGTACCTGTAAAATATGTCTTGTCCCGGCAG GAGCTTCGTGGTATTATAAAAGGTTCGGGCTACCTATGCGGCTGTCAACCATGTAACTATTCAAAG GTGCTTAATGCCTATGAATTTGAGCGTCATGCTGGTTGCAAGACAAAGCACCCTAACAATCACATATACTTTGAGAATGGAAAAACCATATATCAGATAACACAGGAGCTAAGGAGCACACCACAGAGTTTGTTATTCGATGCGATTCAAACGGTGACTGGTTCCCCTATCAATCAAAAAGCTTTCCGAATTTGGAAAG AGTCATTTCAAGCTGCAACCCGAGAGCTTCAGCGAATATATGGAAAGGAAGAACTGAATTTGTAA